A part of Mycolicibacterium sp. TUM20985 genomic DNA contains:
- a CDS encoding SDR family NAD(P)-dependent oxidoreductase: MTAIDPENLETCLRVLSEIESLPPEHPDAVAVRRATAGIFKAVKQARRHAKRDAVASADRAVVAATATGAPGRIDDETQGLPLVSTAAGATAGTLLRSRACYACKNHYTVVDAFYHQLCPDCAAFNRAKREARTDLTGRRALLTGGRAKIGMYIALRLLRDGAHTTITTRFPNDAVRRFAAMPDSADWLHRLRVVGIDLRDPAQVVALADAVAVQGPLDILINNAAQTVRRSPGSYAALVEAERTTPPELVDVITFDHVSDAHPAALAGSFAEHQTPHAVISPESPRSSPEVTELALTARSASPDRIAAGTAIDAGGLLPDTASINSWTQRVDEVDAMELLEVQLCNQTAPFILVSRLRPAMAASTARRKYVVNVSAMEGQFSRAYKGPGHPHTNMAKAALNMLTRTSAGEMLERDGILMTAVDTGWITDERPHPTKMRLADEGFHAPLDLVDGAARVYDPIVRGEAGEDVYGCFLKDYAPSNW, encoded by the coding sequence GTGACCGCGATCGACCCCGAGAACCTCGAGACGTGCCTGCGGGTGTTGTCCGAGATCGAATCGCTGCCCCCCGAACACCCCGACGCCGTCGCCGTCCGCCGCGCCACGGCCGGAATCTTCAAGGCCGTGAAGCAGGCCCGCCGCCATGCCAAGCGGGATGCGGTCGCGTCCGCCGACCGCGCCGTCGTCGCGGCGACCGCCACCGGAGCGCCAGGCCGCATCGACGACGAGACGCAGGGCCTGCCCCTGGTGTCGACGGCGGCGGGGGCCACCGCGGGCACGCTCCTGCGCTCGCGGGCCTGCTACGCCTGCAAGAACCACTACACGGTGGTCGACGCCTTCTATCACCAACTCTGCCCCGACTGCGCCGCGTTCAACCGGGCCAAGCGCGAGGCCCGCACCGATCTGACCGGTCGCCGGGCCCTGCTCACCGGCGGCCGCGCCAAGATCGGCATGTACATCGCGCTGCGGCTGCTCCGCGACGGCGCCCACACGACCATCACCACCCGGTTCCCCAACGACGCCGTACGCCGCTTCGCCGCGATGCCGGACAGCGCCGACTGGCTGCACCGCCTGCGAGTCGTGGGCATCGATCTGCGCGACCCGGCTCAGGTGGTCGCGCTGGCCGACGCGGTGGCCGTCCAGGGGCCACTGGACATCCTGATCAACAACGCCGCCCAGACGGTGCGTCGCTCCCCCGGCTCGTATGCCGCGCTGGTCGAGGCGGAACGCACCACGCCACCGGAGCTGGTGGACGTGATCACGTTCGACCACGTCAGCGACGCGCACCCGGCCGCACTCGCCGGGAGCTTCGCCGAGCACCAGACGCCGCACGCGGTCATATCCCCCGAGTCGCCTCGCTCCAGCCCCGAGGTCACCGAGTTGGCGCTCACCGCCCGCAGCGCGTCCCCCGACCGGATCGCCGCGGGCACCGCGATCGACGCGGGCGGTCTGCTGCCCGACACGGCCTCGATCAACAGCTGGACCCAACGGGTTGACGAGGTGGACGCGATGGAGCTGCTCGAGGTGCAGCTGTGCAATCAGACGGCGCCGTTCATCCTGGTCAGTCGACTGCGGCCCGCGATGGCGGCGTCGACCGCCCGGCGCAAGTACGTCGTCAACGTCTCGGCGATGGAGGGCCAGTTCAGCCGTGCCTACAAGGGCCCCGGCCACCCGCACACCAACATGGCCAAGGCCGCGCTGAACATGCTGACTCGCACCAGCGCAGGCGAGATGCTGGAGCGGGACGGCATCCTCATGACCGCCGTCGACACCGGGTGGATCACCGACGAGCGCCCGCACCCCACCAAGATGCGCCTCGCCGACGAGGGTTTCCATGCCCCGCTCGACCTGGTCGACGGCGCCGCCCGCGTGTACGACCCGATCGTGCGCGGGGAAGCCGGCGAGGACGTGTACGGCTGTTTTCTGAAGGACTACGCCCCGAGCAACTGGTAG
- a CDS encoding glycoside hydrolase 5 family protein — MHRRTALQLPLLLAAGAALTRVPRAAAEAGPWSADRANNWYQSQGWLVGANYIPATAVNQIEMFQPGTFDPRRIDAELAIARQLGFNTMRVFLHDLLWAQDRQGFQRRLAQFVAIAASRGIKPLFVLFDSCWDPYPKLGPQRPPSVGVHNSGWVQGPGAEHLGDPRYRNVLYDYVTGVLSQFRSDQRVLGWDLWNEPDNPAKVYRKTETGDKRALVEALLPQVFQWARAVGTVQPLTSGVWQGSWGRGSRSTIAGIQLDNSDVVSFHSYDKPAGFEARIAELAPLGRPIMCTEYLARPQGSTVEGILPIAKRRNVAAYNWGLVAGKSQTYLPWDTWDTPDPTEPKLWFSDLLRPDGQPYREGEIKTIRQLTGALGQP, encoded by the coding sequence GTGCATCGTCGAACCGCCCTGCAGCTCCCGCTCCTCCTGGCGGCAGGCGCGGCGCTGACTCGCGTTCCCCGGGCGGCTGCCGAGGCGGGCCCGTGGTCGGCGGACCGGGCGAACAACTGGTACCAATCACAGGGCTGGCTGGTCGGTGCCAACTACATTCCGGCAACCGCCGTCAACCAGATCGAGATGTTCCAGCCGGGTACCTTCGACCCCCGGCGCATCGACGCCGAGCTGGCGATCGCCCGGCAGCTCGGGTTCAACACGATGCGAGTCTTCCTCCACGACCTGCTGTGGGCGCAGGACCGTCAGGGCTTCCAGCGTCGGCTAGCGCAGTTCGTCGCCATCGCGGCGAGCCGCGGCATCAAGCCCCTCTTCGTGCTGTTCGACTCCTGCTGGGACCCTTACCCGAAACTGGGGCCTCAGCGCCCACCCTCGGTGGGGGTACACAACTCCGGCTGGGTGCAGGGACCGGGCGCCGAGCACCTAGGCGACCCGCGCTACCGCAACGTCCTCTACGACTACGTCACCGGTGTCCTGAGCCAATTCCGGAGCGACCAGCGGGTTCTGGGCTGGGATCTATGGAACGAGCCGGACAACCCCGCGAAGGTGTACCGGAAGACCGAGACCGGAGACAAACGGGCGCTCGTCGAGGCGCTTCTGCCCCAGGTCTTTCAGTGGGCGCGCGCCGTCGGCACCGTTCAACCACTGACCAGTGGAGTCTGGCAGGGGAGTTGGGGGCGCGGGAGCCGCAGCACGATAGCTGGCATCCAGCTGGACAACTCCGACGTCGTCAGCTTCCACTCGTACGACAAGCCGGCCGGCTTCGAGGCGCGCATCGCCGAACTCGCGCCGCTGGGACGTCCGATCATGTGCACCGAGTACCTGGCCCGCCCGCAGGGCAGCACCGTGGAGGGAATTCTGCCGATTGCCAAGCGGCGCAACGTCGCTGCCTACAACTGGGGCCTGGTGGCGGGCAAGTCCCAGACGTATCTGCCGTGGGACACCTGGGATACACCCGACCCGACGGAACCCAAATTGTGGTTCAGCGATCTGTTGAGACCCGACGGGCAGCCGTACCGAGAGGGTGAGATCAAGACCATCCGGCAGCTGACGGGCGCGCTGGGTCAACCGTGA
- a CDS encoding fructose bisphosphate aldolase has protein sequence MTNHLQAERMTSGKGFIAALDQSGGSTPKALRLYGIEEDEYSSDAEMFDLIHAMRSRIVTSASFAGDRVLAAILFEETMDREIGGKPSASYLWDDKGVVPFLKIDKGLGDAADGVQLMKPIPGLDDLLTRAVDKGIFGTKERSVIGAADAKGITDAVTQQFDLAHQVLEHGLVPILEPEVTVTIADKAAAEDILRDVLVEQLDGIPDGHEVMLKLSLPTVPNHYLALTRHPRVMRVVALSGGYSRDEADALLALNTGVIASFSRALTEGLSAQQSDEQFDSALDAAIQSIYDASVAG, from the coding sequence ATGACCAATCACCTCCAGGCTGAGCGGATGACGTCGGGCAAGGGGTTCATCGCGGCGCTGGACCAGAGCGGCGGATCGACGCCAAAGGCGTTGCGACTGTACGGAATCGAAGAAGACGAGTATTCCTCGGACGCCGAGATGTTCGACCTGATCCACGCGATGCGCTCGAGGATCGTCACGTCTGCGTCCTTCGCCGGGGACCGGGTCCTGGCCGCGATCCTCTTCGAGGAGACCATGGACCGCGAGATCGGCGGCAAGCCGTCGGCGAGCTACCTGTGGGACGACAAGGGTGTGGTGCCCTTCCTGAAGATCGACAAGGGGCTAGGCGACGCGGCAGACGGCGTGCAACTGATGAAACCCATCCCCGGACTCGACGACCTGCTGACGCGCGCGGTCGACAAGGGAATCTTCGGCACCAAGGAGCGATCGGTCATCGGCGCAGCCGATGCCAAGGGCATCACCGATGCCGTCACGCAGCAGTTCGACCTCGCCCACCAGGTACTCGAACACGGTCTGGTGCCGATCCTCGAGCCCGAGGTGACGGTCACCATCGCCGACAAGGCCGCGGCCGAGGACATCCTGCGCGACGTCCTCGTCGAGCAGCTCGACGGCATCCCCGACGGACACGAGGTCATGCTCAAGCTCTCGCTGCCGACCGTGCCGAACCACTACCTCGCACTGACGAGGCATCCGAGGGTGATGCGGGTGGTGGCGCTGTCGGGCGGCTACTCGCGGGACGAGGCCGACGCGCTATTGGCGTTGAACACCGGCGTCATCGCGAGTTTCAGCCGCGCCCTGACCGAGGGCCTGTCCGCTCAGCAGTCCGACGAGCAGTTCGACTCCGCGCTCGACGCGGCGATCCAGTCGATCTACGACGCCTCCGTCGCGGGGTGA
- a CDS encoding FMN-binding negative transcriptional regulator translates to MYVPGHFAPDDDAVDQLLSQQRAADLVTAGENGLEATMLPFVYDPERATLQGHFARNNEHWRHVDGREALVIVRGPDFYVTPGWYASKAEHGRVVPTWNYVVAHVHGTATIHDDTVWLGDLVRRLTDHHEARRPAPWSVDDAPETFIAGQLRAIVGVEVAITRIDAKFKLSQNRPGADVDGVIDGLRADGDTTSAAAVEVHRPTRC, encoded by the coding sequence ATGTACGTACCCGGTCACTTCGCACCCGATGACGACGCCGTCGACCAGCTGTTGTCCCAACAGCGTGCGGCCGACCTCGTCACCGCGGGCGAGAACGGCCTCGAGGCGACGATGCTGCCGTTCGTCTACGACCCCGAACGCGCGACGCTGCAGGGGCACTTCGCCCGCAACAACGAGCACTGGCGCCACGTCGATGGCCGGGAGGCGCTGGTGATCGTCCGCGGACCGGACTTCTACGTCACCCCCGGCTGGTACGCGTCGAAGGCCGAGCACGGGCGGGTCGTGCCGACGTGGAACTACGTGGTCGCCCACGTCCACGGCACCGCGACCATTCACGATGACACCGTCTGGCTCGGTGACCTGGTCCGCCGACTCACCGATCACCACGAGGCTCGACGACCCGCGCCGTGGTCGGTGGACGACGCGCCGGAGACGTTCATCGCCGGTCAGCTGAGGGCGATCGTCGGTGTCGAGGTGGCGATCACGCGCATCGACGCCAAGTTCAAGCTCAGCCAGAACCGTCCCGGGGCCGACGTCGACGGGGTGATCGACGGTCTGCGAGCCGATGGTGACACGACTAGCGCCGCCGCGGTCGAAGTCCACCGGCCGACGCGATGTTAG
- a CDS encoding MBL fold metallo-hydrolase, producing the protein MEIIVTFIGNATTLISYGDITILTDPNFLHKGQRAYLGYGLVSKRLQPPAMSVHELPPIDTIVLSHMHGDHWDRTAQKHLDHDLPVLTTPDAQKRLRRRGFEEAVGLTTWDTHTIAKGSHRVVVTALPGRHAPGWTRRLLPPVMGSMLEFGPVDGATTRRLYISGDTLLIDELAEIPVRFETIDVGILHLGGTRLPAGPRLPFGLTVTMDGRQGAQLVHRLDLPKVIPVHYDDYGVFASPLADFIAETGNRGLADRVVHLARGASITL; encoded by the coding sequence ATGGAGATAATCGTGACATTCATCGGCAACGCGACAACGCTGATCTCCTATGGAGACATCACGATCTTGACCGATCCGAACTTCCTGCATAAGGGGCAGCGCGCCTACCTGGGCTACGGGCTGGTGTCGAAACGGCTTCAGCCTCCGGCCATGTCGGTCCACGAGCTCCCGCCGATCGACACGATCGTGTTGTCGCACATGCACGGTGACCACTGGGACCGGACCGCCCAGAAGCACCTCGACCACGATCTGCCGGTGCTGACGACACCTGATGCCCAGAAGAGATTGCGGCGCCGCGGATTCGAGGAAGCCGTTGGCCTGACGACCTGGGACACCCATACGATCGCGAAGGGCTCGCACCGCGTGGTGGTGACGGCTCTGCCCGGCCGGCACGCCCCAGGGTGGACACGGCGGCTGCTGCCGCCGGTGATGGGGTCGATGCTGGAGTTCGGCCCCGTGGACGGCGCTACGACGCGGCGGCTCTACATCTCGGGGGACACGTTGTTGATCGACGAACTCGCCGAGATTCCGGTGCGCTTCGAGACGATCGATGTGGGCATCCTGCACCTCGGTGGTACCCGGCTGCCGGCCGGTCCGCGGCTGCCGTTCGGGCTGACGGTGACCATGGATGGCCGACAGGGTGCGCAGCTCGTACACCGGCTGGATCTCCCCAAGGTGATTCCGGTCCACTACGACGACTACGGCGTATTCGCCTCGCCGCTAGCCGATTTCATCGCCGAGACCGGCAATCGCGGCCTGGCCGACCGCGTCGTGCACCTCGCACGCGGAGCATCGATCACGCTCTGA
- a CDS encoding DUF1801 domain-containing protein — protein MAADSPSQKIDEKIRELADWRGDLLAKIRALITAADPDVVEEWKWRGVPTWYHDGMLCTGETYKDKVKVTFPKGASLDDTTGLFNSSLDGNVRRAIDIGEGDELDDEAFTALIRAAVDLNTS, from the coding sequence ATGGCCGCGGATTCGCCGTCGCAGAAGATCGACGAGAAGATCCGGGAGCTGGCCGATTGGCGGGGTGACCTGCTCGCCAAGATCCGCGCGCTGATCACGGCCGCCGACCCGGACGTCGTCGAAGAGTGGAAGTGGCGCGGCGTCCCCACCTGGTATCACGACGGAATGCTCTGCACGGGTGAGACATACAAGGACAAGGTCAAGGTGACCTTCCCCAAGGGTGCCTCGCTGGACGACACCACGGGACTGTTCAACTCCAGCCTCGACGGCAACGTGCGGCGGGCCATCGACATCGGCGAAGGCGATGAGCTCGACGACGAGGCGTTCACGGCACTCATCCGCGCGGCCGTCGACCTCAATACGTCCTGA
- a CDS encoding SIS domain-containing protein: MNTPASPLLDEATSPLDARQRAVVQRVSDAERAHILALPSNDPLDAKLRARVQATGPELFGQPAAIRATLECNATTLDTIADRLVSGVRRVVLVGCGDSLAVMVAARQALESMLAVPCEAVQSLEFAYYQADLVDETTAVVALSSSGETTRTVEALLMAQHRGSYTVAITNTAGSTLQTEASTALKIEATRAGWPTQSSTAALALLLELAIRIGERRAAPGAATLRTAFGGLPELMAEVLARIDPVIAAIAESEVAGDATNVLFSGAGPNLASAIVGAAKVKECTTLHAVEIQVEEYHHYNSQKAGEPLFLFAPAGPSVPRAVDTGRDALRWGGRLYVVTTEGERAFEDSGAQVITMPAVPESLSPLLFLLVAQLVGYHLGLSSYAAAARDE, from the coding sequence ATGAACACCCCCGCCAGCCCGCTTCTCGACGAGGCCACCAGCCCGCTCGACGCGCGTCAGCGGGCGGTCGTGCAACGGGTGTCCGATGCCGAGCGGGCCCACATCCTGGCGCTCCCCAGCAATGATCCGCTGGACGCCAAACTGCGAGCCCGGGTGCAGGCCACGGGGCCGGAACTATTCGGTCAGCCCGCCGCCATCCGCGCGACGTTGGAGTGCAACGCAACGACTCTCGACACCATCGCCGATCGATTGGTCAGTGGCGTGCGCAGGGTCGTCCTGGTGGGGTGCGGAGACTCGCTCGCCGTGATGGTCGCCGCCCGGCAGGCGCTCGAGAGCATGCTCGCGGTGCCGTGCGAGGCGGTGCAGAGCCTCGAGTTCGCCTACTACCAGGCAGATCTGGTGGACGAGACCACGGCGGTCGTCGCCCTGTCGAGTTCCGGCGAGACGACCAGGACCGTCGAGGCGCTTCTGATGGCCCAGCACCGCGGATCGTATACCGTCGCGATCACGAACACGGCAGGCTCGACCCTGCAGACCGAGGCGAGCACGGCCCTGAAGATCGAGGCCACCCGGGCCGGTTGGCCGACCCAGTCGTCCACCGCGGCGCTGGCCCTGCTCCTCGAACTCGCCATCCGGATCGGCGAGCGCCGCGCCGCGCCGGGGGCAGCAACGCTGCGCACGGCCTTCGGCGGCCTTCCCGAGCTGATGGCCGAGGTGCTGGCCCGGATCGATCCCGTCATCGCCGCGATCGCCGAGTCGGAGGTCGCCGGCGACGCGACCAATGTCCTGTTCTCTGGCGCCGGGCCCAACCTCGCGTCCGCGATCGTCGGGGCAGCCAAGGTCAAGGAGTGCACGACCCTGCACGCGGTCGAGATCCAGGTGGAGGAGTACCACCACTACAACTCCCAGAAGGCCGGTGAGCCGCTCTTCCTCTTCGCTCCCGCGGGTCCGTCGGTGCCGCGCGCGGTGGACACCGGGCGGGACGCGCTGCGCTGGGGCGGCCGACTCTACGTCGTGACCACCGAGGGCGAGCGGGCGTTCGAGGACTCCGGCGCACAGGTCATCACCATGCCCGCCGTGCCAGAGTCGCTGTCGCCCTTGCTCTTCCTGCTCGTCGCTCAACTGGTCGGGTACCACCTCGGCCTGAGCAGCTACGCTGCGGCGGCGCGCGATGAGTGA
- a CDS encoding GlsB/YeaQ/YmgE family stress response membrane protein — translation MLIIGLILFGMVVGAAAQLILGKGSKSIDWTMAFVAGLVGSFLGGLLSSLLAGDGLAFRPSGIIGSIVGAVIVTGAWRWNATRQRR, via the coding sequence ATGTTGATCATCGGCCTCATCCTCTTCGGCATGGTCGTCGGCGCGGCCGCCCAGCTCATCCTGGGAAAGGGATCGAAGAGCATCGACTGGACGATGGCCTTCGTCGCAGGTCTCGTCGGTTCGTTCCTGGGGGGTCTGTTGTCCAGCCTCCTCGCCGGTGACGGCCTCGCCTTCCGACCCAGTGGGATCATCGGCTCGATCGTCGGCGCGGTGATCGTCACGGGTGCCTGGCGCTGGAACGCCACCCGGCAACGGCGTTGA
- a CDS encoding TVP38/TMEM64 family protein → MSDCKDSPAARRPHVIRLALFVAVLLVGFYLVAVTRIIDVDDVRAAVAATGPAAPLTYVVVSALLGAIFVPGPLLAAGSGVLFGPVLGTFVTLFSAVGTASITSLVGRRAGRDSARALLGATRADRLDDQIQRRGLWAVVGQRFVPGISDALASYAFGAFGVPLWQMAVGAFIGSAPRAFVYTALGASIGDLSAPLAYSAIAVWCVTAVIGAFAAHRGYRAWRRRPAADASE, encoded by the coding sequence ATGAGCGACTGCAAGGATTCTCCCGCGGCCAGGCGGCCTCACGTCATCCGGCTCGCCCTGTTCGTCGCGGTCCTGCTCGTCGGTTTCTACCTCGTCGCGGTGACGCGCATCATCGACGTCGACGACGTCCGGGCCGCCGTCGCCGCGACCGGCCCCGCCGCTCCACTGACCTACGTCGTCGTCTCGGCTCTGCTGGGCGCCATCTTCGTGCCGGGCCCCCTCCTGGCCGCGGGCAGCGGCGTGCTGTTCGGCCCGGTGCTCGGCACATTCGTGACGTTGTTCTCGGCCGTCGGCACGGCGAGCATCACCAGCCTCGTCGGCCGACGGGCCGGACGCGACAGTGCAAGAGCATTGCTCGGGGCGACGCGGGCCGACCGCCTCGACGATCAGATTCAGCGGCGTGGACTATGGGCGGTCGTCGGTCAGCGCTTCGTGCCGGGCATCTCGGACGCGCTGGCGTCATACGCCTTCGGGGCGTTCGGAGTTCCCTTGTGGCAGATGGCCGTTGGCGCCTTCATTGGGTCGGCGCCCCGCGCCTTCGTCTATACCGCACTGGGAGCGTCGATCGGCGACCTCTCGGCTCCGTTGGCGTACTCCGCCATCGCGGTGTGGTGCGTCACCGCGGTCATCGGGGCGTTCGCCGCCCACCGCGGATACCGGGCGTGGCGCCGACGTCCGGCCGCCGACGCGTCGGAGTAG
- a CDS encoding aspartate/glutamate racemase family protein, giving the protein MTRITVINPNTSTELTETITAAAQAVSGADVTVTGVHPPRGVPSVESHAEEAIAAVGVLDQVRAHQADTDAFVIACFGDTGVQAAREIATCPVVGMTEAALQTACLLAHRFVVITMPPRTIAHSDRVIRALGLEHRCTVVAVDVPVADLVGGSTHLLEAFTDAARTAIAADGAEAVVLGCAGLADLVAPLSDTLGVPVVDGVAAAVGIAAGLVAMGLDTSRVNTYAAVELP; this is encoded by the coding sequence ATGACGCGCATCACCGTGATCAACCCCAACACCTCCACCGAGCTGACCGAGACCATTACCGCCGCCGCGCAGGCGGTCTCGGGCGCGGACGTCACGGTCACCGGAGTCCACCCGCCCCGCGGCGTGCCCAGCGTCGAGAGCCACGCGGAGGAGGCGATCGCGGCCGTCGGAGTGCTCGACCAGGTCCGCGCGCATCAGGCCGACACCGACGCGTTCGTCATCGCCTGCTTTGGCGACACCGGCGTTCAGGCCGCCCGCGAGATCGCCACGTGTCCGGTCGTCGGAATGACCGAGGCCGCCCTGCAGACCGCATGCCTGCTCGCGCACCGGTTCGTCGTCATCACGATGCCCCCGCGCACCATCGCCCACAGCGACCGCGTCATCCGCGCGCTGGGGCTCGAGCACCGCTGCACCGTCGTCGCCGTCGACGTGCCGGTCGCGGACTTGGTGGGCGGATCGACCCACCTTCTCGAGGCCTTCACCGACGCCGCCAGGACCGCGATCGCGGCCGACGGCGCCGAGGCCGTCGTGTTGGGCTGCGCGGGTCTGGCCGACCTCGTCGCACCGCTGTCTGACACCCTTGGCGTACCCGTCGTCGACGGTGTCGCCGCCGCAGTCGGCATCGCGGCCGGTCTGGTGGCGATGGGCCTCGACACGTCGCGCGTGAACACCTATGCCGCCGTGGAGCTGCCATGA
- a CDS encoding Rieske (2Fe-2S) protein, with the protein MTKLRFDPHGRGVDSAGLVPPIVHGEPIVADGPRLLAIDQLDARRVAEVRTSGHGVLAVGLTPDGTPFAVSNLCRHQGAKLGRGRVTDDGCLQCPWHRAEYDVADGAMTQGPKGRIFGFKPYSLAIRAFGNVLKVRRFDVEVRDGAIWLKAR; encoded by the coding sequence ATGACGAAACTCCGCTTCGATCCGCACGGCCGCGGCGTCGACTCCGCTGGTCTTGTTCCGCCGATCGTCCACGGTGAGCCGATCGTCGCCGATGGGCCACGCCTGCTGGCGATCGACCAGCTCGATGCCCGACGCGTCGCCGAGGTCCGCACGTCGGGGCACGGCGTACTGGCAGTAGGGCTGACCCCGGACGGCACGCCGTTCGCCGTCAGCAATCTGTGCCGCCATCAGGGCGCCAAGCTCGGCAGGGGCCGAGTCACCGACGACGGCTGCCTCCAATGCCCTTGGCACCGAGCCGAATACGATGTCGCCGACGGGGCGATGACGCAGGGACCCAAGGGCCGGATCTTCGGTTTCAAGCCGTACTCGCTGGCCATCAGGGCCTTCGGCAACGTCCTCAAGGTGCGCCGGTTCGACGTCGAGGTTCGCGATGGCGCCATCTGGCTGAAGGCTCGTTGA
- a CDS encoding carbohydrate kinase family protein, with protein sequence MSDAPTLVCVGNLTVDEAVSPSGERVESVGGDALFAALAARLAGATPTILAPLGVDAPPAMLAAIRLAGTAPESLPRRDLPMVRNVIRYDVDDGRVWHLVLGEDHFEELSVHPSDVAVSALSASGVLLSAMALNAQLDLSAWLRPRTAATIYFDPQEDYVAGHETELLDAVRACDVFLPSEVEAASLSGSSDLHAAAGTFLELGPRVVVVKRAAAGCLVATREHPEPVLIPADAVEPVDSTGAGDAFCGAFAAEHLRSGDPYAAAVAGAAVARTAVGGSGVSALLAAVTATTGAQR encoded by the coding sequence ATGAGTGACGCCCCGACCCTGGTCTGCGTCGGCAACCTGACCGTGGACGAAGCCGTGTCCCCCAGCGGGGAACGGGTCGAATCCGTCGGGGGCGACGCCCTCTTCGCCGCGCTCGCGGCCCGATTGGCCGGTGCGACGCCCACCATCCTCGCGCCACTGGGAGTCGACGCCCCACCCGCGATGCTGGCCGCGATCCGCTTAGCCGGTACGGCTCCCGAGTCGTTACCCCGCCGGGATCTACCCATGGTGCGCAACGTGATTCGCTACGACGTCGACGACGGCAGGGTGTGGCACCTGGTGCTCGGTGAGGACCACTTCGAGGAGCTCTCGGTGCATCCGTCCGACGTTGCGGTCAGTGCCCTGTCTGCGTCTGGCGTGCTGCTCTCCGCGATGGCGTTGAATGCGCAACTCGACCTGTCCGCCTGGTTGCGACCCCGAACCGCGGCCACGATCTACTTCGACCCGCAGGAGGACTACGTCGCCGGCCACGAAACCGAGCTCCTGGACGCAGTGCGGGCGTGCGACGTGTTCCTGCCCAGCGAGGTCGAAGCCGCCAGTCTCAGCGGCAGTTCCGACCTGCATGCCGCTGCCGGAACCTTCCTCGAACTCGGACCGCGAGTGGTGGTCGTCAAGCGGGCCGCGGCTGGTTGCCTGGTGGCGACGAGGGAACACCCCGAGCCCGTGCTGATCCCCGCCGACGCCGTGGAACCGGTGGACAGTACCGGGGCGGGTGACGCGTTCTGCGGGGCGTTCGCGGCCGAGCACCTGCGCAGTGGAGACCCCTACGCCGCGGCGGTCGCCGGGGCGGCCGTGGCCCGCACCGCGGTGGGCGGGTCCGGCGTCAGCGCACTGCTTGCCGCCGTCACCGCGACGACCGGGGCGCAGCGATGA